One genomic segment of Saccharomyces kudriavzevii IFO 1802 strain IFO1802 genome assembly, chromosome: 8 includes these proteins:
- the OYE2 gene encoding NADPH dehydrogenase (similar to Saccharomyces cerevisiae OYE2 (YHR179W); ancestral locus Anc_5.58) — translation MSFVKDFKPQALNDTNLFKPIKIGNNELLHRAVIPPLTRMRAQHPGNVPNKDWAVEYYTQRAQRPGTLIITEGTFISPQSGGYDNAPGIWSEEQMKEWTKIFKAIHEKKSFAWVQLWVLGWAAFPDTLARDGLRYDSASDNVYMSAEQEEKAKKANNPQHSLTKDEIKQYIKEYVQAAKNSIAAGADGVEIHSANGYLLNQFLDPHSNNRTDEYGGSIENRARFTLEVVDAIVEAIGQEKVGLRLSPYGVFNSMSGGAETGIVAQYAYVLGELERRANAGKRLAFVHLVEPRVTNPFLAEGEGAYDGGSNQFVYSIWKGAIIRAGNYALHPEVVREEVKDPRTLIGYGRFFISNPDLVDRLEKGLPLNKYDRTTFYSMSAKGYIDYPTYEEALKLGWDKN, via the coding sequence ATGTCATTTGTTAAAGATTTTAAGCCACAAGCCTTGAATGACACCAACCTTTTTAAACCAATCAAGATTGGTAACAATGAACTTCTACACCGTGCCGTTATTCCTCCATTGACTAGAATGAGGGCTCAGCACCCAGGCAACGTCCCAAACAAGGACTGGGCCGTTGAATACTACACCCAACGTGCTCAAAGACCTGGTACCTTGATCATCACTGAAGGTACTTTCATTTCCCCACAATCTGGTGGTTACGACAACGCTCCAGGTATCTGGTCTGAGGAACAAATGAAGGAATGGACCaagattttcaaagctatccatgaaaagaaatcgttCGCCTGGGTCCAATTATGGGTCCTGGGTTGGGCTGCTTTCCCAGACACCCTTGCCAGAGACGGTTTGCGTTACGATTCCGCTTCCGACAACGTCTACATGAGTGCTGAACAGGAAGAAAAGGCTAAGAAAGCCAACAACCCACAGCACAGTCTAACAAAGGACGAAATCAAGCAATACATCAAGGAGTACGTCCAGGCCGCAAAGAACTCTATTGCTGCCGGTGCTGATGGTGTTGAAATCCACAGTGCCAACGGCTACCTCTTGAACCAGTTCTTAGACCCTCATTCCAATAACAGAACCGACGAGTACGGTGGATCCATAGAGAACAGAGCTCGCTTCACCCTAGAGGTCGTTGATGCTATCGTCGAAGCCATTGgtcaagaaaaagttggTTTGAGATTATCCCCATACGGTGTTTTTAACAGTATGTCTGGTGGTGCTGAAACCGGCATTGTTGCTCAGTATGCCTACGTTTTGGGTGAATTAGAAAGGAGAGCTAACGCCGGCAAACGTTTGGCTTTCGTCCACCTGGTTGAACCTCGTGTCACTAACCCGTTCTTAGCTGAAGGTGAAGGTGCATACGATGGAGGTAGCAACCAGTTTGTTTACTCTATCTGGAAGGGTGCCATCATCAGGGCCGGTAACTATGCTCTGCACCCAGAAGTCGTTAGAGAGGAAGTAAAGGATCCAAGAACATTGATCGGTTATGGCAGATTCTTCATTTCTAACCCAGACTTGGTGGACCGTCTAGAAAAGGGTTTACCATTGAACAAATATGACAGAACAACTTTCTACTCAATGTCAGCCAAGGGCTACATTGACTATCCCACATACGAAGAAGCTCTCAAGCTCGGCTGGGACAAAAACTGA
- the SVP26 gene encoding Svp26p (similar to Saccharomyces cerevisiae SVP26 (YHR181W); ancestral locus Anc_5.57) gives MLLELISYVGTVLGFLFLTLSIASGLYYISELVEEHTEPTRRFLTRAIYGIILTLVLLLLLDRFPFKLTLFSIACYVVYYQNLESFPFISLTSPTFLLSCVCVVLNHYFWFKYFNDTEVPPQFKFDPNYIPRRRASFAEVASFFGICVWFIPFALFVSLSAGDYVLPTTSEQHMAKKNDDITNNQPRLRKRAVGLARVVINSVRKYIYSLARVFGYEIEPDFDRLAV, from the coding sequence ATGCTATTAGAATTGATTTCTTATGTGGGGACCGTTTTAgggtttcttttcttgacaCTTTCAATTGCATCGGGTTTATACTATATTAGTGAACTAGTTGAAGAACATACAGAACCCACGAGACGATTTTTAACAAGGGCAATCTACGGTATAATTTTGACATTAGTACTACTACTGCTACTAGACCGCTTTCCATTTAAACTCACACTTTTCTCCATTGCATGTTACGTAGTGTACTATCAAAACCTAGAGAGCTTCCCCTTTATCTCGCTAACCAGCCCAACCTTTTTACTAAGTTGCGTATGTGTCGTCCTGAATCACTATTTCTGGTTCAAGTATTTCAATGACACAGAAGTCCCACCACAGTTCAAGTTTGATCCAAATTACATACCACGCAGACGTGCTAGTTTTGCTGAGGTGGCATCATTTTTCGGTATATGCGTTTGGTTCATACCATTTGCCTTGTTCGTTTCCCTATCAGCTGGTGATTACGTGTTACCAACGACTAGTGAGCAGCACATGGCTAAGAAGAATGATGATATTACGAACAACCAACCAAGATTACGTAAAAGAGCTGTTGGTTTGGCCCGCGTTGTCATCAACTCCGTAAGGAAGTACATATATTCTCTTGCTCGTGTGTTTGGTTACGAGATAGAACCTGACTTTGATAGATTGGCGGTTTAG